The Pseudomonas sp. Marseille-Q3773 DNA window GTGACACCGGACATGAACGCCCCTTCATGATGGGCTCGCACATCGACACGGTTACCAACGCCGGAGCCCTGGACGGTTGCTACGGCGTGCTGGCTGGGCTGGCCGTACAGCGTGCATACCGTGAGGCAGGCGTGTTGCCAACGCGCACCATCACCGTGGGCGCCTTTACCAATGAAGAAGGCGTGCGCTACCAACCGGACATGATGGGCTCGCTGGTCTATGCCGGCGGCTTGAGCGTCGAAGATGCCCTGAACACCGTAGGCACCGACGGCAGCCGCCTGGGTGATGAGCTTGCCCGCATCGGCTATGCCGGCGAGCTGGAGCCGGGCACCATGGTGCCCCACGAATACCTGGAGCTGCACATCGAACAAGGCCCCATCCTGGAGGCGGAAAACACCTTGATCGGGGTGGTGGAAAATCTGCAGGGCATTTCCTGGCAACAGGTGACCGTAAAAGGCAATGCCAACCACGCGGGGACTACCCCTACCCGCCTGCGTCGCGATGCTGGCTATGTGGCGTGCGCCATCACCACCGAGTTGCGGCAGCTCGCTAAAAGCAGCGGTACCACGCTTGCGACCATCGGTTGCATGACCTTCGAGCCCAATGTGATCAACGTTATCCCGCGTCGTGCCAGCTTCACTGTCGACCTCAGGGACCCAGACGAAAGCAAACTGCTGAAAGCTGAACAACAGCTCGCCGCGCGACTTGCAGAAATTGCCGAAGAAGAAGGCGTGTCGATTGAAACCGAGCAACTGGTGCGATTCCAGCCTGTGACATTTGACCCCTCCCTGGCAAATGCTATCGAAGACTCTGCCCGACGCTTTGGCTTCAGCCACCGCCGCATGACTTCGGGCGCAGGCCACGATGCGCAGATG harbors:
- a CDS encoding Zn-dependent hydrolase, encoding MTMSNVPGLQLNGAKFLQQIKTLADIGVDLTHGGRTRIALSDAEKAGRDQLVAWMRELELDIQVDRVGNIFGSLRSAGDTGHERPFMMGSHIDTVTNAGALDGCYGVLAGLAVQRAYREAGVLPTRTITVGAFTNEEGVRYQPDMMGSLVYAGGLSVEDALNTVGTDGSRLGDELARIGYAGELEPGTMVPHEYLELHIEQGPILEAENTLIGVVENLQGISWQQVTVKGNANHAGTTPTRLRRDAGYVACAITTELRQLAKSSGTTLATIGCMTFEPNVINVIPRRASFTVDLRDPDESKLLKAEQQLAARLAEIAEEEGVSIETEQLVRFQPVTFDPSLANAIEDSARRFGFSHRRMTSGAGHDAQMIARIAPAAMIFVPSRGGISHNPREHTDDDQLLNGAQVLLDVVQGRLNTPH